Proteins from a single region of Paraglaciecola sp. T6c:
- a CDS encoding DUF192 domain-containing protein encodes MLIKPLRLFTSVLLAGFFSLSVMLGASAQENESYQTLPLVSITIGKQPLEVEYAYTFEQRAKGLMFRKTLCSQCGMLFKFSGAKKASMWMQNTFLALDVAFITSDGVITDIKPMQPHDLTSVGASQAVLYALEMNQGWFAKNGVKVGDTLVIKD; translated from the coding sequence ATGTTGATTAAACCCCTTCGCTTGTTCACGTCTGTTTTGCTTGCAGGCTTTTTTAGTTTAAGTGTGATGCTAGGGGCAAGTGCCCAAGAAAACGAGTCATATCAGACGTTACCTTTGGTTAGCATTACTATTGGTAAGCAGCCTCTTGAGGTGGAATATGCATATACCTTTGAGCAAAGAGCAAAAGGCTTAATGTTTCGTAAAACGCTGTGTAGCCAATGTGGAATGTTGTTCAAGTTCTCAGGCGCCAAAAAAGCCAGTATGTGGATGCAGAACACATTTTTAGCGCTTGATGTTGCCTTTATCACCAGTGACGGTGTGATCACCGATATTAAACCGATGCAACCCCACGACTTAACCTCAGTTGGGGCATCTCAAGCGGTACTTTACGCACTTGAGATGAATCAAGGCTGGTTTGCTAAAAACGGTGTAAAAGTAGGCGACACACTAGTGATAAAAGACTAA